Proteins from a single region of Abyssalbus ytuae:
- a CDS encoding arsenosugar biosynthesis-associated peroxidase-like protein, whose product MQKTYYDPADLKKFGNITEWSEELGKKFFDYYGKVFEEGALTAREKSLIALAVAHTIQCPYCIDAYTKDGLQKGIEKEEMMEAVHVAGAIRGGASLVHGVQMMNKYEKLSM is encoded by the coding sequence ATGCAAAAGACATACTATGATCCGGCTGATTTAAAAAAATTTGGAAACATTACTGAATGGAGTGAAGAACTCGGAAAAAAATTTTTTGATTATTACGGAAAAGTATTTGAAGAAGGTGCCTTAACCGCAAGAGAAAAATCGCTTATTGCCCTGGCAGTAGCCCACACCATACAATGCCCTTACTGTATTGATGCTTACACCAAAGACGGCCTGCAAAAAGGCATAGAAAAAGAAGAAATGATGGAAGCTGTGCATGTTGCCGGCGCAATAAGAGGCGGGGCTTCACTGGTACATGGAGTTCAAATGATGAACAAATATGAAAAACTCTCCATGTAA
- a CDS encoding TIGR04282 family arsenosugar biosynthesis glycosyltransferase, which yields MDNNLLLIFIRNPEPGKVKTRLAKVIGNTAAFEIYQFLLNHTKEITKKLKCNKIIYYSENIAENDIWDTQFYQKKLQKGFDLGIRMLNAVKENIRAGSKIIIIGSDIYDLQSSHIEQAFNKLNKHDVVIGPAKDGGYYLIGLKKEHEKIFKNKPWGTSKVLEQTLENLEDSDVFLLEELNDIDTYNDIKNNNIFKKFIEHSTK from the coding sequence ATGGATAATAACCTGCTATTAATTTTTATCCGAAACCCTGAACCTGGGAAAGTGAAAACAAGATTGGCAAAAGTTATTGGAAACACTGCAGCATTTGAAATATACCAATTCCTGTTAAATCATACCAAAGAAATCACCAAAAAGCTAAAGTGTAATAAAATCATTTATTATTCAGAAAACATAGCTGAAAATGATATATGGGACACTCAATTTTACCAAAAAAAACTTCAAAAAGGTTTTGATTTGGGCATAAGAATGTTAAATGCTGTAAAAGAAAACATCCGGGCAGGTTCGAAAATAATTATCATCGGATCAGATATTTATGATTTACAATCCTCACATATTGAACAGGCATTCAACAAACTCAACAAACACGATGTAGTAATAGGGCCTGCAAAAGACGGAGGTTATTACCTGATAGGTCTAAAAAAGGAACACGAAAAAATTTTTAAAAACAAACCTTGGGGAACATCAAAAGTATTGGAACAAACCCTCGAAAACTTAGAAGATTCTGATGTTTTTTTACTGGAGGAATTAAACGACATTGATACTTACAACGATATAAAAAACAACAACATATTTAAAAAATTTATAGAACATTCAACAAAATGA
- the arsS gene encoding arsenosugar biosynthesis radical SAM (seleno)protein ArsS (Some members of this family are selenoproteins.), whose protein sequence is MLTKSLLARKNDLSNTQKQLEILSDGIFKPQADGGKLATFENKLKENGLFPLTAKKTEILQINVGYMCNQVCAHCHVDAGPDRKEIMTKDTMLQCLEVIKRTGAHTLDLTGGAPEMNPNFRWFVEEASKAGIKDFIVRSNLTIIVANKKYNDLPEFFKKHNIHVVSSLPFYKREKTDRQRGKGVFNKSVEALKMLNNVGYGMEGTNLKLDLVYNPAGAFLPANQKTLETDYKKTLKEDFNIHFNNLFAITNLPVSRFLDYLIASDNYEEYMYTLVEAFNPASVANIMCANTISVSWDGWLYDCDFNQMLNLKVASPVQHISQYNEETLQHRKIVISQHCYGCTAGAGSSCQGTVV, encoded by the coding sequence ATGCTCACAAAATCACTTTTAGCCAGAAAAAATGATTTATCAAACACCCAAAAACAACTGGAAATTTTATCTGACGGTATTTTTAAACCCCAGGCCGATGGGGGCAAACTCGCGACTTTTGAAAACAAACTGAAAGAAAACGGATTATTCCCATTAACTGCAAAAAAGACAGAAATTCTCCAAATTAATGTAGGCTATATGTGTAATCAGGTGTGTGCTCATTGCCATGTGGATGCAGGCCCGGACCGAAAAGAAATAATGACAAAAGACACCATGCTCCAATGCCTGGAAGTAATAAAAAGAACAGGCGCACATACGTTGGATTTAACAGGGGGCGCCCCCGAAATGAACCCGAATTTTCGTTGGTTCGTTGAAGAAGCTTCCAAAGCAGGAATAAAAGATTTTATAGTGAGATCAAACCTTACCATCATAGTGGCTAATAAAAAATATAATGACCTTCCTGAATTTTTCAAAAAACACAATATTCATGTAGTTTCTTCTTTACCCTTTTACAAACGGGAAAAAACTGACAGACAGCGTGGGAAAGGAGTTTTTAATAAATCTGTTGAAGCATTAAAAATGCTTAATAATGTAGGATATGGCATGGAGGGAACCAATTTAAAACTCGATTTGGTTTACAACCCGGCAGGCGCCTTTTTACCTGCAAATCAGAAAACTTTAGAAACCGATTATAAAAAAACATTAAAAGAAGACTTCAACATTCACTTTAATAATCTTTTTGCAATTACCAATTTACCGGTAAGCAGATTTTTAGATTATTTAATTGCCTCCGACAATTATGAAGAATACATGTACACGTTGGTAGAAGCTTTCAATCCTGCTTCGGTGGCCAATATAATGTGTGCCAATACTATTTCAGTAAGTTGGGATGGCTGGCTGTATGACTGTGATTTTAACCAGATGCTCAATTTAAAAGTAGCTTCTCCTGTACAACACATATCTCAATATAATGAAGAAACCCTGCAACACAGAAAAATTGTAATTTCACAACATTGTTACGGCTGTACCGCTGGTGCAGGGAGTAGTTGCCAGGGTACCGTTGTTTAA
- a CDS encoding purine-nucleoside phosphorylase, producing MTLIELLESTEFLKSKGFDNPEIGIVLGTGLGKLANEIENEITAHYNHIPYFPLATVEFHSGKLIFGELAGKKVVVMQGRFHLYEGYDFVDITYPIRVMHKLGIKKLLISNAAGAINLNYKKGDMMLIDDHINLQGGSPLAFKNVAEFGERFVDMSEPYNTHMKNKLLEIAKNNNITLHKGVYASVVGPQLETRAEYRYLKIVGADAVGMSTVPEVIVANHLKLPVVAVSVLTDECDPDNLQQVDVQEIIEVAGKAEPKMITLFKELIEML from the coding sequence ATGACACTAATAGAATTACTGGAATCAACAGAATTTTTAAAAAGCAAAGGCTTTGACAATCCTGAAATCGGAATCGTTTTGGGAACAGGCTTAGGAAAACTTGCCAATGAAATAGAAAATGAAATTACAGCACATTATAATCACATCCCCTATTTTCCTTTAGCAACAGTAGAATTTCACTCCGGAAAATTAATTTTCGGAGAACTAGCCGGAAAAAAAGTGGTGGTAATGCAGGGTAGATTTCATTTGTACGAAGGTTACGATTTTGTAGATATCACCTACCCTATCAGGGTGATGCATAAGTTAGGCATAAAAAAACTGTTAATTTCAAATGCTGCCGGCGCCATAAACCTTAATTACAAAAAAGGAGATATGATGTTAATTGACGATCATATCAATTTGCAGGGAGGCTCTCCCCTGGCTTTTAAAAATGTAGCCGAATTTGGGGAAAGATTTGTCGATATGAGCGAACCCTATAACACCCACATGAAAAATAAACTCCTGGAAATAGCAAAAAACAATAACATTACCTTACACAAAGGTGTGTATGCTTCAGTGGTAGGGCCTCAGCTGGAAACCAGGGCCGAATACAGATATCTTAAAATAGTTGGTGCCGATGCTGTTGGCATGAGTACAGTTCCTGAAGTAATTGTGGCCAATCATTTAAAATTACCCGTGGTTGCAGTATCCGTTTTAACCGATGAATGTGACCCGGACAATTTACAACAGGTCGATGTACAAGAAATTATTGAAGTGGCAGGTAAAGCCGAACCAAAAATGATTACCCTGTTTAAAGAACTAATTGAAATGTTATAG
- a CDS encoding DUF547 domain-containing protein: protein MNKPFALFFFLLLSALTHAQNFDHSEWDVFLKKHVDVSGKVNYKAIREDDKELKSYLNQFIKVPPENSWNKNEKLAYWINAYNAFTIKLIVDNYPLSSIKDIDSPWDKKFIPINGRLISLNYIEHEILRKMNEPRIHFAINCASFSCPRLLNEAYIPSKIEDQLNKVTSGFINNPSKNIVSEESVTLSKIFNWFKKDFETNGGVINFINEYSLIKISKNVKVTYFKYDWKLNEK from the coding sequence ATGAATAAACCCTTCGCCCTTTTTTTCTTTTTACTATTATCAGCACTTACTCATGCACAAAACTTTGATCATTCCGAATGGGATGTTTTTTTAAAAAAACATGTTGATGTATCTGGAAAGGTAAATTATAAAGCAATCAGGGAAGACGATAAAGAATTAAAATCATATTTAAACCAGTTTATTAAAGTTCCTCCTGAGAATTCGTGGAATAAAAACGAAAAATTGGCTTATTGGATAAATGCATACAACGCCTTTACTATTAAATTGATTGTAGACAATTATCCCCTTAGCAGTATAAAAGATATTGACTCTCCCTGGGATAAAAAATTTATTCCTATTAACGGAAGGCTAATTTCTTTGAATTATATAGAACACGAAATTTTGCGTAAAATGAACGAACCCCGTATTCATTTTGCCATAAACTGTGCTTCATTTTCCTGCCCCCGGTTATTGAATGAAGCTTATATTCCTTCAAAAATTGAGGACCAACTCAATAAAGTAACTTCCGGTTTTATAAATAATCCTTCAAAAAATATAGTGTCGGAAGAGTCTGTTACTCTATCAAAAATATTCAACTGGTTTAAAAAAGATTTTGAAACAAATGGAGGTGTAATTAATTTTATTAACGAGTATTCTTTAATTAAAATAAGTAAAAATGTAAAAGTTACTTACTTTAAGTATGATTGGAAACTAAACGAAAAATAG
- the arsM gene encoding arsenosugar biosynthesis arsenite methyltransferase ArsM: protein MSYLETTKNVYKDAALTPNVGLCCTTTPIWKFPGLAIPKIMQKMNYGCGSTVNARDLINNPTVLYVGVGGGMELLQFAYFSRKKGGVIGVDVVDEMLEASRNNFKIAESQNAWFKSDFVELKKGDALNLPVENESIDVAAQNCLFNIFKTDDLKKALKEMYRVLKPHGRLVMSDPTCEQPMNENLRNDDRLRALCLSGSLPLAQYVKMLTDVGFGTIEIRGRRPYRILDPIHYNTEEIIYIESIEVCAIKDPIQPDGPCVFTGKTAIYHGEEKLFDDQKGHVLLNNQPLAVCDKTAAALKALGRDDIFISESTWHYDGGGCC, encoded by the coding sequence ATGAGTTACTTAGAAACCACAAAAAATGTCTACAAAGACGCAGCGCTTACTCCCAATGTAGGTCTCTGCTGTACAACTACCCCCATCTGGAAATTTCCCGGTCTGGCAATACCCAAAATCATGCAGAAAATGAACTATGGATGTGGAAGTACGGTAAATGCCCGAGATTTGATTAATAACCCAACCGTATTATATGTGGGTGTTGGCGGCGGGATGGAACTTTTACAGTTTGCTTATTTTTCAAGAAAAAAAGGAGGCGTAATTGGGGTAGATGTTGTTGATGAAATGCTGGAAGCCTCACGAAACAATTTTAAAATTGCAGAGTCTCAAAATGCCTGGTTCAAATCGGATTTTGTTGAACTGAAAAAAGGGGATGCCTTAAATCTTCCTGTTGAAAATGAGAGCATCGATGTTGCAGCTCAAAACTGTTTATTCAATATCTTTAAAACAGACGACCTAAAAAAGGCACTTAAAGAAATGTACAGGGTTTTAAAACCTCATGGCAGACTCGTAATGAGTGACCCCACCTGTGAACAGCCTATGAATGAGAATTTAAGAAACGACGACAGGTTAAGAGCTTTATGCCTGAGTGGATCATTACCCCTGGCACAATATGTAAAAATGTTAACTGATGTAGGGTTTGGAACTATTGAAATTCGAGGAAGAAGACCTTACAGAATACTGGACCCAATACATTATAATACCGAAGAAATAATATACATAGAATCAATAGAAGTTTGCGCCATAAAAGATCCGATACAACCAGACGGGCCTTGTGTTTTTACAGGAAAAACCGCTATTTACCATGGGGAAGAAAAACTGTTTGACGATCAAAAAGGACATGTTTTATTAAACAATCAGCCCCTGGCTGTTTGCGATAAAACTGCTGCTGCATTAAAAGCACTGGGACGGGATGATATATTTATTTCTGAATCTACATGGCATTATGACGGTGGCGGATGTTGTTAA
- a CDS encoding rhodanese-like domain-containing protein, protein MKNLILSTFLFISLLSKGQNKAIDSVLNKYTSGEIPYISVDSLSKYKNAILLDAREIEEYNVSHLKNAIHIGYLNPDFIKLKSIDKTKNIVVYCSIGIRSEEIAIKLKNKGFNKVYNLYGGIFAWKDSGYAVFDIRENETHKVHTFSKKWSEYLNTGDKVY, encoded by the coding sequence ATGAAAAATTTAATTTTAAGTACATTTCTGTTTATTTCACTTTTGTCTAAAGGGCAAAATAAAGCTATTGATTCTGTATTAAACAAATATACTTCTGGAGAAATACCTTATATCTCAGTTGATTCTCTCTCTAAGTATAAAAATGCAATACTACTGGATGCCCGGGAAATAGAAGAATATAATGTAAGCCACCTTAAAAACGCTATTCATATAGGATATTTAAACCCCGATTTTATAAAGTTGAAAAGCATTGACAAAACTAAAAATATTGTGGTTTATTGTTCAATTGGCATACGATCCGAAGAGATTGCTATTAAGCTCAAAAACAAAGGTTTTAACAAGGTTTATAACTTATATGGCGGTATCTTTGCCTGGAAAGATTCAGGATATGCTGTATTTGACATTCGTGAAAACGAAACCCACAAAGTTCATACCTTTTCAAAAAAGTGGTCTGAATATCTTAACACAGGTGATAAAGTATATTAA
- a CDS encoding glycoside hydrolase family 32 protein: MIKKAFFLALILGGLISCRKENSNNEENLNKTFKEETAFYKEKYRPQFHFSPKEKWMNDPNGLVYNDGVYHLFYQHYPDSTVWGPMHWGHAVSKDLIFWEHKPIALFPDELGYIFSGSAVVDKNNTTGFGTKENPPLVAMFTYHKMEKERAGDTDYQSQGIAYSLDNGDTWEKYEGNPVIPNNGMKDFRDPKVFWNDITGKWTVLLVGGDHLLIYESDNLKNWKQVSEFGKNQGAHGGVWECPDLFKLTVEGSDEEKWVLFISINPGGPNGGSATQYFVGDFDGKTFISDQKEKRWVDTGADNYAGVTYNNEPNAERIFIGWMNNWNYGQKTPTVTWRSAMTLPRKLTLHKIDGNYYLKSYPVDEIEKIIEKGKTDEYVGITEKVFHHENFNSSEIKFNTAGKNFELIFGNEKDSLSVVLNNKSIVVDRSKSGLVNFDSSFADKVHTANIEALPDTQFEVRVILDAASVEMFLNKGQVIMTEQIFPTKPYHTLKIRSVDGQKLNLHDFQINKIKSVWE; encoded by the coding sequence ATGATAAAAAAAGCATTTTTTCTTGCATTGATTTTAGGAGGGCTAATTAGCTGCAGGAAAGAAAATAGTAATAATGAAGAAAACCTAAATAAAACCTTTAAAGAGGAAACTGCTTTTTATAAGGAAAAATATCGTCCGCAATTTCATTTTTCACCTAAAGAAAAATGGATGAATGACCCCAATGGTCTTGTTTATAATGATGGGGTTTATCATTTGTTTTATCAACATTATCCTGACAGTACGGTGTGGGGACCTATGCATTGGGGGCATGCTGTAAGTAAGGATCTTATTTTTTGGGAACACAAGCCTATTGCCCTTTTTCCTGATGAGTTGGGATATATTTTTTCCGGAAGTGCTGTAGTAGATAAAAATAATACTACAGGCTTTGGCACAAAAGAAAATCCTCCTCTTGTCGCCATGTTTACTTATCATAAAATGGAAAAAGAAAGAGCGGGAGATACCGATTACCAGTCCCAGGGTATTGCCTATAGTCTTGATAATGGTGATACCTGGGAAAAATATGAAGGAAATCCGGTAATTCCCAATAACGGGATGAAAGATTTCAGAGATCCGAAAGTATTCTGGAATGATATTACCGGAAAATGGACAGTGTTGTTGGTTGGGGGTGATCATTTGCTTATCTATGAATCCGATAATCTGAAAAATTGGAAGCAGGTAAGTGAGTTTGGAAAAAACCAAGGAGCTCATGGCGGAGTTTGGGAATGTCCTGATTTGTTTAAATTAACAGTGGAAGGAAGTGATGAAGAAAAATGGGTGTTATTTATTAGTATAAATCCTGGGGGGCCTAACGGGGGTTCTGCTACTCAATATTTTGTAGGTGATTTTGACGGTAAAACATTTATATCAGATCAAAAAGAAAAAAGGTGGGTAGATACAGGAGCCGATAATTATGCCGGGGTAACTTACAACAATGAACCTAATGCGGAAAGGATTTTTATTGGCTGGATGAATAACTGGAACTACGGACAGAAAACTCCGACTGTAACATGGAGGAGTGCCATGACTTTGCCAAGAAAATTGACCTTACATAAAATTGATGGAAATTATTATTTAAAAAGTTATCCTGTTGATGAGATAGAGAAAATAATTGAAAAAGGAAAAACGGATGAGTATGTTGGGATTACTGAAAAAGTTTTTCATCATGAAAATTTTAACAGTAGTGAAATAAAATTTAATACTGCCGGCAAAAATTTTGAATTAATATTTGGCAATGAAAAAGATAGCCTTTCTGTAGTTTTAAATAATAAATCTATTGTGGTTGACAGAAGTAAATCGGGACTGGTAAATTTTGATAGTAGTTTTGCAGACAAGGTGCATACCGCTAATATTGAAGCTTTACCAGATACACAATTTGAAGTGAGAGTTATATTAGATGCAGCTTCTGTAGAAATGTTTCTAAACAAGGGACAAGTGATAATGACAGAACAAATTTTTCCCACAAAACCATATCATACCTTAAAAATAAGGAGTGTTGACGGGCAAAAGTTAAATCTTCATGATTTTCAAATTAATAAAATCAAATCTGTGTGGGAATAA
- a CDS encoding porin family protein, whose protein sequence is MKRFFLAIAIFTSGIYLSQAQSDSEMFQLGAKGGVNIANFTGNDFGEADSRTSFNVGLLMEIPLSERFSLQPEVLYSGQGFDIQSIDEDNFLDNDENIEYQLDYLQVPVLAKVYLVDGLSIEAGPTFSFKVNEEIDYEPNNDDGDIDIDDDVSAVKDFDFGLAAGASYKFGTSFFVSGRYNYGFTKIFEDSDADVRNSVWQFGIGFMF, encoded by the coding sequence ATGAAAAGATTTTTTTTAGCAATTGCAATTTTTACATCAGGAATATATTTATCTCAAGCCCAGTCAGACTCAGAGATGTTCCAACTTGGTGCTAAAGGTGGAGTAAATATAGCAAACTTTACAGGTAACGATTTTGGGGAGGCTGATTCCAGAACCAGCTTTAATGTTGGTTTATTAATGGAAATTCCTTTAAGTGAAAGGTTTTCACTGCAACCTGAGGTTTTATATTCCGGACAAGGATTTGACATTCAAAGTATAGATGAAGACAATTTCCTTGATAATGATGAAAATATTGAATACCAACTGGATTATTTACAGGTACCTGTATTGGCTAAAGTATATTTAGTAGACGGGTTAAGCATTGAAGCCGGTCCAACTTTTAGCTTCAAAGTAAACGAAGAAATTGATTATGAACCTAACAATGATGATGGAGATATTGATATTGATGATGATGTAAGTGCCGTAAAAGACTTTGATTTTGGATTAGCTGCCGGAGCATCTTATAAATTTGGCACCAGCTTCTTTGTATCGGGAAGATATAACTATGGCTTCACAAAGATTTTTGAAGATTCTGATGCCGATGTAAGAAACAGTGTTTGGCAATTTGGTATAGGATTCATGTTCTAA
- a CDS encoding sterol desaturase family protein: MIEFLTNYFNYVIDELFHLSWNNYLFWLIGISLIFWMLEIFFPWRKDQKMFRKDFWLDAFYMFFNFSLFSLIGFTAISDIVVQFFNDGLKKIGIDNLAFFHIESFPYWSQLLILFVVRDFIQYFIHRLLHRIPFLWNFHKVHHSVKEMGFAAHLRFHWMETVVYRTLEYIPLALIGFGINDFILVHLFSLAVGHFNHSNLKINLGPLKYVFNNPQMHIWHHSKKLPERFGANFGLTLSLWDYIFKTDYIPREGKNIELGFEGDEDFPKDFINQEIYPIKLKNE, encoded by the coding sequence ATGATTGAATTCCTGACAAATTATTTTAATTATGTAATTGATGAACTGTTTCATTTATCGTGGAATAATTACCTGTTCTGGCTAATAGGCATTTCATTAATTTTCTGGATGCTCGAAATATTTTTTCCGTGGCGTAAAGACCAGAAAATGTTTCGAAAAGATTTCTGGCTCGATGCTTTTTACATGTTTTTTAATTTTTCACTCTTTTCCCTCATTGGTTTTACAGCTATCTCTGATATTGTAGTGCAATTTTTTAATGACGGATTAAAAAAAATAGGAATAGATAATCTTGCATTCTTTCATATAGAGAGTTTTCCTTACTGGTCTCAATTATTAATTTTGTTTGTGGTGCGGGATTTTATTCAATATTTTATTCACCGCTTACTTCACAGGATTCCTTTTTTATGGAATTTTCACAAGGTCCATCATTCTGTAAAAGAAATGGGATTTGCTGCTCACTTACGTTTTCATTGGATGGAAACCGTGGTTTACCGGACCCTTGAATATATTCCGCTGGCATTAATAGGTTTTGGAATTAACGATTTTATCCTGGTGCATTTATTTTCCCTTGCCGTTGGCCATTTTAATCACAGTAACCTGAAAATAAATCTGGGTCCCCTCAAATATGTTTTCAACAACCCGCAAATGCATATCTGGCATCACAGCAAAAAATTACCTGAAAGGTTCGGAGCCAATTTCGGACTAACATTAAGCCTTTGGGATTATATTTTTAAAACTGATTATATTCCCCGGGAGGGAAAAAACATAGAACTTGGATTTGAAGGTGATGAAGATTTTCCAAAAGATTTTATAAACCAGGAAATATATCCTATTAAACTGAAAAATGAATAA
- a CDS encoding sugar porter family MFS transporter, protein MNKVLKWAIIISLGGFLFGFDTAVISGAEQSIQRIWGLDELTHGFAMAIALYGTLFGAALGGIPSNRVGRRKTLFWIAILYLISALGSAVAPEIYSFMFFRFLGGLGVGASSVTAPIYISEISQANNRGKLGATFQLNIVIGILMAYVSNYLISLLNVDSAWRLMLGVEAVPALAFALLVGKLPRSPRWLIANLGLEEEAFRTLNVINPATSDQELASIKASINKDKIKEPNGGHGFGLKKYGFIMLLAFLFAFFNQLSGINTVIYYAPRIFADAGLGAEDSLFSTVGVGIVNLIFTLLGMYLIDRSGRKKLMYIGSIGYIISLFFMGRAFDLGNTGGILVPVWSFVFIASHAIGQGAVIWVFISEIFPNKVRAYGMSLGSSTHWVFAALITNFFPFFRETFGPGPIFYFFSGMMVLQLLFVLFLMPETKDVSLEDLEKKLLK, encoded by the coding sequence ATGAACAAAGTATTAAAATGGGCCATCATTATATCTTTGGGAGGCTTTCTTTTTGGATTTGATACCGCAGTAATATCAGGAGCTGAGCAATCAATACAAAGAATATGGGGATTAGATGAATTAACTCATGGTTTTGCTATGGCCATAGCCTTATACGGTACACTGTTTGGTGCTGCTTTAGGTGGTATTCCTTCAAATAGAGTAGGGAGGAGAAAAACGCTTTTCTGGATAGCAATATTGTATTTGATCTCTGCATTGGGTTCAGCCGTGGCTCCGGAAATATATTCTTTTATGTTCTTCAGGTTTTTAGGAGGTTTGGGGGTTGGAGCTTCTTCGGTTACTGCTCCCATTTATATTTCAGAAATATCGCAGGCAAATAATAGAGGAAAATTAGGAGCTACCTTTCAGCTTAATATTGTAATAGGTATTTTAATGGCCTATGTATCTAATTATTTAATAAGTCTTTTAAATGTTGATAGTGCCTGGAGATTAATGTTGGGGGTAGAAGCGGTTCCTGCCTTAGCTTTTGCTCTACTGGTGGGCAAACTACCACGAAGCCCCCGTTGGCTTATTGCCAACTTAGGGTTGGAAGAAGAAGCATTTAGAACACTGAACGTTATTAATCCGGCTACGTCAGACCAGGAGTTAGCTTCAATAAAAGCTTCAATAAATAAAGATAAGATTAAAGAACCAAACGGAGGACACGGCTTTGGTTTAAAAAAATATGGATTTATTATGCTTTTGGCATTTCTTTTTGCCTTTTTTAATCAGTTATCAGGAATAAATACGGTAATCTATTATGCTCCCCGAATTTTTGCCGATGCAGGTTTAGGAGCAGAAGATTCTTTATTTTCTACGGTAGGTGTGGGAATTGTAAATTTGATATTTACCCTTTTAGGGATGTATTTAATTGACAGGAGTGGAAGAAAAAAGCTCATGTATATAGGTTCGATAGGTTATATAATTTCTCTTTTTTTTATGGGCAGAGCTTTTGATTTGGGTAATACCGGCGGTATTTTAGTACCGGTATGGTCTTTTGTATTTATAGCATCTCATGCTATTGGGCAGGGAGCTGTAATATGGGTATTTATCTCTGAGATTTTCCCAAACAAAGTACGGGCTTATGGTATGTCGTTAGGGAGTTCTACTCATTGGGTATTTGCTGCTTTAATTACAAACTTCTTTCCGTTTTTCAGGGAAACTTTCGGGCCGGGACCAATTTTTTATTTTTTCTCAGGGATGATGGTATTACAATTACTTTTTGTTTTATTCCTGATGCCGGAAACAAAAGATGTCTCCTTAGAAGATTTAGAAAAGAAGTTATTAAAATAA
- a CDS encoding HAD-IIA family hydrolase gives MKKGFLIDMDGVIYGNDTLIPGADKFIATLQKEGIPFLFMTNNSQRTPLDTVNKVGRMGIKIKEENVYTSAMATATFLSFMKPNGTAYVLGEGGLITSLLHNGYTMANHHPDFVVVGEGRNFTLEMVNNAVDMILSGAKLIATNLDPSPKKKGWANLGIKAIVAMIEEATGKKAFSVGKPSPVMMRSARKYLGLEARETIIIGDTMDTDILGGVQLGYTTILTLSGVSKKEVLGDYAFKPDMVVHSVAELDLEKALALK, from the coding sequence ATGAAAAAAGGCTTTTTAATAGATATGGACGGTGTTATTTATGGAAATGACACTCTTATTCCCGGAGCAGATAAGTTTATTGCCACACTTCAAAAAGAAGGTATTCCTTTTTTATTTATGACTAATAATAGCCAGCGTACACCTTTGGATACTGTGAATAAAGTAGGCAGAATGGGAATTAAAATTAAAGAAGAAAATGTATATACCAGTGCCATGGCAACAGCCACTTTCTTATCATTTATGAAGCCTAATGGAACCGCGTATGTTTTAGGTGAAGGAGGTTTAATTACCAGTTTGCTGCACAATGGCTATACTATGGCAAATCATCATCCCGATTTTGTGGTGGTGGGAGAGGGAAGAAATTTTACCTTGGAAATGGTAAACAATGCGGTTGATATGATTCTTTCAGGAGCCAAGTTAATTGCTACTAATTTAGATCCTTCACCTAAGAAAAAGGGATGGGCAAATTTGGGGATAAAGGCTATTGTTGCAATGATTGAAGAGGCCACAGGTAAAAAAGCTTTTTCTGTAGGAAAGCCAAGTCCGGTAATGATGCGTTCTGCACGTAAATATTTAGGTTTGGAAGCCAGAGAAACAATTATTATTGGAGATACCATGGATACTGATATTCTGGGAGGTGTTCAGTTAGGATATACCACAATTTTAACTTTGTCCGGAGTTTCTAAAAAAGAAGTTTTAGGAGATTATGCTTTTAAGCCTGATATGGTTGTTCATTCAGTGGCTGAACTGGATTTGGAAAAAGCATTGGCTCTTAAATAG